CGGTCACGTAAGCCAGACCATCAAAGTCAGTGGCTTTAACCGGCTGTTCAACCAGTTGAACGTTCAGATTCAGTTCCCGCATCCGATTAATAACGGCCACAGCCTGTTTTGGATGCCAGCCCTGGTTGGCATCCAAACGAATTTGAATGGCTGGCCCAACTGCTTTTCTGATGGCCACAATTTTATCGAGGTCGGCTTCTTCAGAATCATCCCCCACCTTGATTTTCAAAGTGGTAAATCCTTTGGTAATCAAGTCTTGAGCTTGGGTGATCATATCCTCAATCGTCCCGACACTGACAGTATAATCGGTCGTGATGTGATCCGAGTGGCCACCCAACAGTTGATATAGTGGCACCCCATACGATTGAGCCAGTAAATCGTTAACGGCAATATTCAAAGCAGCCTTCGGACTCGAATTATGGACCATTGACTGATCGATAGTCGCCTTAATATCCGCTGAGTCAAACAATGGTTTGCCAATCAATTTCGGGCCAATCACATCGTTAACGGCACTTTCAATGCTTGGGAGGGTATCTCCGGTAATCACCGGCGTCGGTGCTGCCTCGCCATAACCGACTTTACCATCACTGGCAGTTATTTTAACAATCAGCGTCTGGGCAGTGGTGACAGTTCTTAATGCAGTTTTGAACGGCCGTTTGAGTGGCACAGCAGCTTCCTGGACATCAATCTTTTTAATCACGGGTTCCAATAAGTGTCACTCCTCATTAATTATTTAACGTAAGCCTCTTTGAAATTGTAGTTGGCACCAGCAGTGTTGTAAACAATTCCCTTAACTTTTGAATTAACCATCCATTTTTCACCAGATTGGTAAAGTGGAATGATTGCTTGATCTTTCAAGGCCAAATTCTGAGCCTTAACCATGTCATCCCAACGAGCGTTGGCATTGCTGCCATCGTCAGCGTTGCTGGCTTTGATTAACGAATCATACTCTGAATTCTTCCAACCGGAAATGTTGCTTGGGTTATTGGAAGTCAAAATGTTCAAGAATGTGATTGGATCGGAGAAGTCGGCAAACCAATTGGCAACGGTCACAGTAAATTGACCATCAGCTTGTCGAGATAAAATTGAACGACCAGGAATGTTGTTCAAAGTAACCGTTAAGCCAGGTAACTTTTGTAAGGCACTTTGCAGATACTCACTCAATTGCTTTTGGTCACTGCCATCAGAGTTCAACAAAGTAAAGTGTAATGACGAACGACCAACTTCTTGAAGGCCTTCCTTAAAGAGCTGTTTAGCCTTGGTTGGGTTATAAGTCATTGATGCGGGAGCGGTTGTGTCTTTCGTAAAGTCAGTTCCGTTCTTCGGTGAAACGGCCAATCCCTCTGAAACAAAGCTATTGTTATCGATTGCGCCGCCACCCATGACTTTGTTGGCTAATGTCTTTCGATTAATG
Above is a genomic segment from Lentilactobacillus buchneri containing:
- a CDS encoding dipeptide epimerase — its product is MEPVIKKIDVQEAAVPLKRPFKTALRTVTTAQTLIVKITASDGKVGYGEAAPTPVITGDTLPSIESAVNDVIGPKLIGKPLFDSADIKATIDQSMVHNSSPKAALNIAVNDLLAQSYGVPLYQLLGGHSDHITTDYTVSVGTIEDMITQAQDLITKGFTTLKIKVGDDSEEADLDKIVAIRKAVGPAIQIRLDANQGWHPKQAVAVINRMRELNLNVQLVEQPVKATDFDGLAYVTANTTTMIMADESIFSIEDAARIISMRGCDIINLKLMKAGGIDNAVKINTLAEAAGIPCMVGSMIESSVSVTAAAHLAAAKRNIQYVDLDASMMFSSNPIAGGIINQKNEISFPDLPGLGFK